Proteins from one Planctomyces sp. SH-PL62 genomic window:
- the lysA gene encoding diaminopimelate decarboxylase — MEAFQYCENQLYCEAVPVARLAEEYGTPLYIYSAGAIVDALKSLQEAYAEVDPLVCYSVKANSNLGVLKLLNGHGSGFDVVSGGELFRVVKAGGDPGKTVFAGVGKSDPEIAQAIEAGVLMFNVESEAELESIARVAASMGRVAPIALRVNPDVDPKTHRYTSTGQKESKFGLDIDRAMRIAGTVKDIPSLSMIGMHMHIGSQITSVDPYAKAVGKGVELIERLRAMGHPIAWYNMGGGYGIAYKGSEARPIREFAAAILPGIKAAKCRLAIEPGRVIAGNAGVLVSRVLYTKQSGDKRFLIQDAAMNDLIRPALYESFHRIWPVVVPEGFPAPPTDYEAEIPGAEPRDVVGPICESGDFFAKDRSLPPLDRGDLLATFSAGAYGMVMASNYNTRPRAAEVLVDGDQAKLVRRRETLDDLVAQELEV, encoded by the coding sequence ATGGAAGCCTTCCAGTACTGCGAAAATCAGCTCTATTGCGAAGCCGTCCCGGTCGCCAGGCTGGCGGAGGAGTACGGGACGCCGCTGTACATTTATAGCGCGGGGGCGATCGTCGACGCGCTCAAGTCGTTGCAGGAGGCCTACGCCGAGGTCGACCCGCTGGTCTGCTACTCGGTGAAGGCGAACTCGAACCTCGGCGTGCTGAAGCTCCTGAACGGGCACGGCAGCGGGTTCGACGTGGTCTCCGGCGGCGAGCTGTTCCGGGTGGTCAAGGCGGGGGGCGACCCCGGCAAGACGGTGTTCGCGGGGGTGGGCAAGAGCGACCCGGAGATCGCCCAGGCGATCGAGGCCGGCGTGCTGATGTTCAACGTCGAGAGCGAGGCCGAGCTGGAGTCGATCGCCCGGGTGGCGGCGTCGATGGGGCGGGTCGCGCCGATCGCGCTGCGGGTGAACCCGGACGTGGACCCGAAGACCCATCGGTACACGTCGACGGGGCAGAAGGAATCCAAGTTCGGTTTGGATATCGATCGGGCGATGCGGATCGCGGGGACCGTAAAGGATATCCCGAGCCTGTCGATGATCGGCATGCACATGCACATCGGCTCTCAGATCACCTCGGTCGACCCCTACGCGAAGGCGGTCGGTAAGGGGGTGGAGCTGATCGAGAGGCTGCGGGCGATGGGCCACCCGATCGCCTGGTACAACATGGGGGGGGGCTACGGGATCGCCTACAAGGGGTCGGAAGCCCGGCCGATCCGCGAGTTCGCCGCGGCCATCCTGCCGGGGATCAAGGCCGCGAAGTGCCGCCTGGCGATCGAGCCGGGGCGGGTGATCGCCGGCAACGCCGGCGTGCTGGTCAGCCGTGTGTTATATACCAAGCAGTCGGGCGACAAGCGGTTCCTGATCCAGGACGCCGCCATGAACGACCTGATCCGGCCGGCGCTTTACGAGTCGTTCCACCGGATCTGGCCGGTCGTGGTGCCCGAAGGGTTCCCCGCGCCCCCGACCGACTACGAGGCCGAGATCCCCGGAGCCGAGCCCCGGGACGTCGTCGGCCCGATCTGCGAGAGCGGCGACTTCTTCGCCAAGGACCGGTCGCTGCCGCCCCTCGACCGCGGCGACCTCCTGGCGACGTTCTCGGCCGGCGCCTACGGCATGGTCATGGCCTCCAACTACAACACCCGCCCCCGCGCCGCCGAGGTCCTCGTCGACGGCGACCAGGCCAAGCTGGTCCGCCGCCGCGAGACGCTCGACGACCTGGTGGCCCAGGAGCTTGAAGTCTGA
- the argH gene encoding argininosuccinate lyase, with protein MASKPWGGRFEAGTDRRVEEFTESISFDRRLFRHDVLGSQAHARMLAHVGLLTAPECEAIVKGLSEIQTEIEEGRFPFVLEREDVHMHIEAALTEKLGDLGRKLHTGRSRNDQVSTDVKLWTRDAIDRLDSGLVHLQRAFVESAVRHEGLILPGYTHMQRAQPVLAPHYFLAFVEKLERDRGRLADCRKRLNVLPLGAAALAGTSIPIDRDFTARELGFEGVAANSLDVSSDRDFAIEAVFALTLIAEHLAGWAEEWILWSTQEFGFLALPDAICTGSSIMPQKKNPDVLELIRGRSARVVGSLTTLLVLIKGLPLAYNRDLQEDKLPLFDAFDTVEACVELAAVVVSGANLRPERIGERLDEGYLDATTLMEHLILQGVPQRTAHEVIGRLVGLCERQGLKRLADLSDADLAEASPKLGPDARGLLGVEAAIRAFKSYGSTAPDQVATQLGRWKTKLEL; from the coding sequence GTGGCGAGCAAGCCCTGGGGCGGGCGGTTCGAGGCCGGGACGGACAGGCGGGTGGAGGAGTTCACGGAGTCGATCTCGTTCGACCGCCGGCTCTTCCGTCACGACGTCCTGGGCTCGCAGGCGCACGCCCGGATGCTGGCCCACGTCGGCCTGCTGACGGCCCCGGAGTGCGAGGCCATCGTCAAGGGCCTCTCCGAGATCCAGACCGAGATCGAGGAAGGCCGGTTCCCGTTCGTCCTGGAGCGGGAAGACGTCCACATGCACATCGAGGCCGCCCTCACCGAGAAGCTGGGGGACCTCGGCCGCAAGCTCCACACCGGCCGCAGCCGCAACGATCAGGTCTCGACCGACGTCAAGCTCTGGACCCGCGACGCCATCGACCGCCTCGATTCCGGTCTGGTCCACCTCCAGCGGGCGTTCGTCGAGTCAGCCGTTCGGCACGAAGGGCTGATCCTCCCCGGCTACACCCACATGCAGCGGGCGCAGCCGGTCCTGGCCCCGCACTACTTCCTGGCCTTCGTCGAGAAGCTCGAACGCGACCGCGGCCGCCTGGCGGACTGCCGCAAGCGGTTGAACGTCCTGCCGTTGGGCGCGGCGGCGCTGGCCGGGACGAGCATCCCCATCGACCGCGACTTCACGGCCCGCGAACTGGGCTTCGAGGGGGTCGCGGCGAACAGCCTGGACGTCTCCAGCGACCGCGACTTCGCCATCGAGGCGGTCTTCGCCCTGACCCTGATCGCCGAGCACCTGGCCGGCTGGGCCGAGGAATGGATCCTCTGGAGCACCCAGGAGTTCGGCTTCCTGGCGCTGCCGGACGCGATCTGCACCGGCTCCAGCATCATGCCACAGAAGAAGAACCCGGACGTCCTGGAGCTGATCCGGGGCCGCTCGGCCCGCGTCGTCGGCTCGCTGACGACCTTGCTGGTCCTCATCAAGGGCCTGCCGCTGGCCTACAACCGCGACCTCCAGGAAGACAAGCTCCCCCTGTTCGACGCCTTCGACACCGTCGAGGCCTGCGTCGAGCTGGCCGCCGTGGTGGTCTCGGGGGCGAACCTCCGCCCCGAACGGATCGGCGAACGGCTCGACGAAGGCTACCTGGACGCGACGACCCTGATGGAGCACCTGATCCTCCAGGGCGTCCCCCAGCGCACCGCCCACGAGGTCATCGGCCGCCTCGTCGGCCTCTGCGAGCGCCAGGGCCTGAAACGCCTGGCCGACCTTTCCGACGCCGACCTCGCCGAAGCCTCCCCCAAGCTCGGCCCCGACGCCCGCGGCCTACTGGGCGTCGAGGCGGCGATCCGAGCGTTCAAGTCCTACGGCTCGACCGCCCCGGACCAGGTGGCGACGCAGCTCGGTCGGTGGAAGACGAAGCTGGAACTGTAG
- a CDS encoding YcxB family protein, with protein MDEADPQVESTPEVVGRVSYWFNEVEFTAAKRAVLIANGQSFDGWIIRLPLLILGHVLLLFGLLIVLLWLGTDFRGRPGSAGSAIMGLVLVLAGGWLLDRLLYGRGRRMRKRFRDSPLAGLRVDLTLTTDRLLSHTEKSDARTAWDLFTGAVELRDGFVLLYPPGLGIWLPKRGVLAPLDARTVAAFLRSKVANYRTIARSVRPRE; from the coding sequence ATGGACGAAGCGGACCCTCAAGTCGAGTCGACGCCGGAAGTCGTGGGGCGGGTCTCGTACTGGTTCAACGAGGTCGAGTTCACGGCCGCCAAGCGCGCCGTGCTGATCGCGAACGGGCAGTCCTTCGACGGCTGGATCATCCGACTCCCGCTGCTGATTCTCGGCCACGTGCTGCTCCTTTTCGGCCTGCTGATCGTGCTGCTCTGGCTCGGCACGGACTTCCGCGGGCGGCCGGGATCGGCGGGATCGGCGATCATGGGCCTGGTGCTGGTGCTCGCGGGGGGCTGGCTCCTCGACCGTTTGCTCTACGGCCGTGGGCGACGGATGCGGAAGCGATTCCGCGACTCCCCCCTCGCGGGCCTGCGGGTGGACCTGACGCTCACGACGGATCGCTTGCTGAGCCACACCGAGAAGTCGGACGCGCGGACCGCCTGGGACCTCTTCACGGGGGCCGTCGAGCTGCGCGACGGCTTCGTGCTGCTCTACCCGCCGGGGCTGGGGATCTGGCTCCCGAAGCGGGGAGTCCTCGCGCCCCTCGACGCCCGAACCGTCGCGGCGTTCCTGCGATCGAAGGTCGCGAATTACCGCACGATCGCTCGCTCCGTCAGGCCCCGGGAGTAA
- a CDS encoding VOC family protein, giving the protein MADAKPNGFRTITPHLVVKGAGEAIEFYKKAFGAEERSRLPWPGPDGVERVGHAELTLGDSVVMLADEFPEHGSVAPSAKGASVVIHLMVPDVDATFAQAVAAGATAVMSPENMFWGDRYGKLVDPFGHHWSVATHIEDVAPEQMKERMAAMFAQSPDGCK; this is encoded by the coding sequence ATGGCCGATGCGAAGCCGAACGGGTTCCGGACGATCACGCCGCATCTGGTGGTGAAGGGCGCTGGGGAGGCGATCGAGTTCTACAAGAAGGCTTTCGGGGCGGAGGAGCGGTCTCGGCTGCCGTGGCCGGGGCCGGACGGGGTGGAGCGGGTCGGCCACGCCGAGCTGACGCTGGGCGACTCGGTGGTCATGCTGGCCGACGAGTTCCCCGAGCACGGGTCGGTCGCGCCGTCGGCGAAGGGGGCGAGCGTGGTGATCCACCTGATGGTCCCGGACGTCGACGCGACGTTCGCGCAGGCCGTCGCGGCGGGTGCAACCGCGGTGATGTCGCCGGAGAACATGTTCTGGGGCGACCGCTACGGCAAGCTCGTCGACCCGTTCGGCCACCACTGGTCGGTCGCCACCCACATCGAGGACGTGGCTCCCGAGCAGATGAAAGAGCGGATGGCCGCCATGTTCGCCCAGTCGCCCGACGGCTGCAAGTGA
- a CDS encoding ATP-binding protein produces MAGRRALIIGSQCNALGRLSFLPDVAQRLHSLMTDGPGACAGVPLEGRPAGLLLDPSVAETKDAIDGAIRAAAEAGESLILAYVGHGDFQNSHFFLMPTDAQKATSKSAVHLAKCIGECLEEYPGFRGLTVLVDACHAGMGVEQAMASWAEFVKGLSGFELLTATDDQETANAPLFRTLTEILERGDPEAGDRVTSRDVHRRLRAAYHPAQRAAFNADVDLGRNPAKDPGDVFWQDSPGRPQILQRTWYFQPTADLGRLVAASQAEPIVVLAGAAGSGKSTLASALTRPELATGLVPEGFVQAIGVLLAQTTEVGLARDLETQLKRSVPGFADAVQAFQLAVPDDERKRLDHLSLKVLRPLAYLPESSVVRIILDGFDQLSQPMRDLMERTLAESPPALRLIVTAHPETPGCPPGRRLALEPTDASALDAYLKARDIPAAARSAILGRAGGQWLVATLLADAVIAEPGIDLAHLPGTVAEAYAKRLEQTTGGSSSEWRDRFGPILAALAVAGSGPILPLPLLVHASATLEGPSDEDSVRAALDALGGLVVRGESGAPTEHVGLFHATLPEYLLSVPAADSGFEIDAPAAHRAMIQAIDVLAPSTKRLLDDPLHRYAFLREVHHHWMVEDHARAYNCLYQRESNIPRANLLRWEEWVSPFGQRSDTDDPRTLRFRSQVAFWTGECGDARGALAAYAALLPDRERALGRDHPDVLTTRGNLAAWTGECGDARGALAAYAALLPDQERALGPDHPDTLATLGILGLYAALVGDRPQSCRWLREGLSRAEKRFEPDYPLIKDLRNLMEQVGCGSP; encoded by the coding sequence ATGGCCGGTCGACGGGCCCTCATCATTGGGTCGCAATGCAACGCTCTCGGCAGGCTGAGCTTCCTGCCCGACGTCGCCCAGCGACTTCACTCCCTCATGACCGATGGCCCCGGCGCGTGCGCGGGCGTCCCCCTGGAAGGCCGACCGGCCGGGCTCCTGCTCGACCCGAGCGTCGCCGAGACCAAAGATGCGATCGACGGCGCGATTCGGGCCGCGGCGGAAGCGGGCGAGTCGCTGATCCTCGCCTACGTGGGCCACGGCGACTTCCAGAACAGCCACTTCTTCCTGATGCCGACTGACGCTCAGAAGGCGACGAGCAAGAGCGCTGTGCATCTCGCGAAGTGCATCGGCGAGTGCCTGGAGGAGTACCCAGGCTTCCGCGGCCTGACGGTCCTGGTCGACGCCTGCCACGCCGGGATGGGCGTCGAGCAGGCGATGGCGTCCTGGGCCGAGTTCGTGAAGGGGCTAAGCGGCTTCGAACTCTTGACCGCGACCGACGACCAGGAGACGGCCAACGCACCCCTCTTCCGGACGCTGACCGAGATCCTCGAACGGGGTGATCCCGAGGCCGGCGACCGCGTCACCTCCCGCGACGTGCACCGGCGTCTGCGGGCCGCCTACCATCCCGCGCAGCGGGCGGCCTTCAACGCCGACGTCGACCTGGGCCGCAACCCCGCCAAGGACCCCGGCGACGTCTTCTGGCAGGACAGCCCGGGACGCCCCCAGATCCTCCAGCGGACCTGGTACTTCCAGCCCACGGCGGACCTCGGCCGGCTGGTCGCAGCGAGCCAGGCCGAGCCGATCGTCGTCCTGGCCGGCGCGGCGGGCTCGGGCAAGTCGACGCTCGCCTCGGCCCTGACGCGGCCCGAACTGGCGACCGGCCTCGTCCCCGAGGGCTTCGTCCAGGCGATCGGCGTCCTGCTGGCCCAGACGACCGAGGTCGGCCTCGCCCGCGACCTGGAGACGCAACTGAAGCGATCCGTCCCCGGCTTCGCGGACGCCGTCCAGGCGTTCCAGCTCGCCGTCCCAGACGACGAACGGAAGCGGCTCGACCACCTCAGCCTGAAAGTGCTCCGCCCGCTCGCCTACCTGCCGGAATCGTCGGTCGTGCGGATCATCCTCGACGGATTCGACCAGCTCTCGCAACCGATGCGCGACCTGATGGAGCGGACGCTCGCGGAGTCGCCTCCTGCGCTCCGGCTGATCGTCACGGCGCATCCCGAGACGCCGGGCTGCCCGCCGGGGCGTCGCCTTGCGCTGGAGCCGACGGACGCATCGGCGCTGGACGCCTACCTGAAGGCCCGCGACATCCCGGCCGCGGCGCGCTCGGCGATCCTCGGCAGGGCCGGAGGCCAGTGGCTGGTCGCGACCCTCCTGGCCGACGCCGTAATTGCGGAGCCCGGAATCGACCTCGCCCACCTGCCCGGCACCGTCGCCGAGGCCTACGCGAAGCGTCTGGAGCAGACGACCGGTGGATCCTCCAGCGAATGGCGGGACCGCTTCGGCCCCATCCTCGCCGCCTTGGCCGTCGCCGGCTCGGGCCCGATCCTCCCCCTCCCCCTCCTCGTCCACGCCTCCGCGACCCTCGAAGGCCCTTCCGACGAGGATTCCGTCCGCGCCGCGCTCGACGCCCTCGGCGGCCTCGTGGTCCGCGGCGAGTCCGGCGCGCCGACCGAACACGTCGGCCTCTTCCACGCCACCCTGCCCGAATACCTGCTCAGCGTCCCGGCGGCCGATTCGGGCTTCGAGATCGACGCCCCCGCCGCCCATCGTGCGATGATCCAGGCCATCGACGTCCTCGCCCCCAGCACCAAGCGTCTCCTCGACGACCCGTTGCACCGCTATGCCTTCCTACGCGAGGTCCACCACCACTGGATGGTTGAGGACCACGCGCGAGCCTACAACTGCCTGTACCAGCGGGAATCGAACATTCCCCGAGCCAACCTCCTTCGGTGGGAAGAGTGGGTTTCTCCATTCGGCCAGCGATCTGACACAGACGATCCACGGACCCTTCGATTTAGGTCGCAAGTTGCCTTCTGGACGGGGGAGTGCGGTGACGCGCGGGGTGCGTTGGCGGCGTATGCGGCGTTGCTGCCCGACCGGGAGCGGGCGCTGGGCCGCGACCACCCCGACGTGCTGACGACCCGCGGCAACCTCGCCGCCTGGACGGGGGAGTGCGGTGACGCGCGGGGTGCGTTGGCGGCGTATGCGGCGTTGTTGCCGGACCAGGAGCGTGCGCTGGGCCCGGACCACCCCGACACTCTCGCTACACTCGGTATTCTGGGCCTCTACGCGGCCCTGGTCGGCGATCGGCCTCAGAGCTGCCGGTGGCTGCGCGAGGGATTGTCTCGCGCGGAAAAACGATTCGAGCCCGATTATCCGCTGATCAAGGACTTGCGGAACTTGATGGAGCAAGTCGGATGCGGCTCGCCCTGA
- a CDS encoding dTDP-4-dehydrorhamnose 3,5-epimerase family protein, producing MSEETIQYVDGEIEGVEIRYLKTFSDKRGWLIEVFRHDELAQDRWPVMTYISSTLPGVARGPHEHVDQTDGFAFIGPSDFKLYLWDTRKESPTFGRRFVEVLGESRPAAVWIPPGVVHAYRNVGDNPGLVLNAPNRLYAGEGKKEPIDEIRHEDADPPRFIMD from the coding sequence ATGTCTGAAGAGACCATCCAGTACGTCGACGGCGAGATCGAAGGCGTCGAGATCCGCTATTTGAAGACCTTCAGCGACAAGCGCGGGTGGCTGATCGAGGTCTTCCGCCATGACGAGCTGGCCCAGGATCGCTGGCCGGTCATGACCTACATCTCCTCGACCCTGCCGGGCGTGGCGCGCGGGCCGCACGAGCATGTCGACCAGACCGACGGCTTTGCGTTCATCGGTCCTTCGGATTTCAAGCTCTACCTGTGGGACACCCGCAAGGAGAGCCCGACCTTCGGCCGTCGCTTCGTCGAGGTTCTGGGCGAATCCCGCCCGGCCGCCGTGTGGATCCCCCCCGGCGTCGTCCACGCCTATCGCAACGTCGGCGACAATCCCGGGCTGGTCCTGAACGCGCCCAACCGCCTCTACGCCGGCGAGGGGAAGAAGGAGCCGATCGACGAGATCCGCCACGAAGACGCCGATCCGCCGCGATTCATCATGGACTGA
- a CDS encoding superoxide dismutase family protein — translation MTIHRSAAALALCGLIGMGSSALGQHADDKAHAAAAPITKAVATMVPTKDSKVQGHITFTEHGGKIKVEGVITGLTPGKHGFHVHEFGAWSEDGMASGGHFNPTQEQHADREAPMRHVGDLGNVTADENGKATIDLEDAHLKFHGPASIIGRGLVVHAKADDLKSQPSGDAGGRLAVGVIGVAKP, via the coding sequence ATGACGATCCATCGAAGCGCCGCGGCCCTGGCGCTCTGCGGCCTGATCGGGATGGGCTCCTCGGCCCTCGGCCAGCACGCGGACGACAAGGCGCACGCCGCCGCCGCGCCGATCACCAAGGCCGTGGCCACCATGGTCCCGACCAAGGACAGCAAGGTGCAGGGCCACATCACCTTCACCGAGCACGGCGGCAAGATCAAGGTCGAGGGGGTCATCACCGGCCTCACGCCCGGCAAGCACGGCTTCCACGTCCACGAGTTCGGCGCGTGGTCCGAGGACGGCATGGCCTCCGGCGGCCACTTCAACCCGACCCAGGAGCAGCACGCCGACCGCGAAGCCCCGATGCGGCACGTCGGCGACCTCGGCAACGTCACGGCCGATGAGAACGGCAAGGCGACCATCGACCTGGAAGACGCCCACCTGAAGTTCCACGGCCCGGCCTCGATCATCGGCCGCGGCCTGGTGGTCCACGCCAAGGCCGACGACCTCAAGAGCCAGCCCTCAGGCGACGCCGGCGGCCGGCTCGCCGTCGGCGTCATCGGCGTCGCCAAGCCCTGA